A DNA window from Actinomadura coerulea contains the following coding sequences:
- the disA gene encoding DNA integrity scanning diadenylate cyclase DisA, giving the protein MPSHDKGHDERRRATLAAVAPGTQIRDGLERILRGHTGGLIVLGYDGPVAELCTGGFELDVEFSATRLRELAKMDGAIVLDDSHTRIVRAAVHLVPDSTLPTEESGTRHRTAERVARQTGLPVISVSQSMHIIALYLDGIRYVLEDSAAILSKANQALATLERYKLRLDEVSGTLSALEIEDLVTVRDVSAVVQRLEMVRRIADEIEGYVVELGTDGRLLSLQLDELVSGVDVDRQLIVRDYPSDDTRTRGVDAILSSLDTLSANELLDLSTVAEVMGFAGPDALDLPVSPKGFRLLAKVPRLPSMVVERLVEHFGGLQKLLAASIDDLQAVGGVGESRARSVREGLSRLAESSILERYV; this is encoded by the coding sequence GTGCCATCACACGACAAGGGTCATGACGAACGACGCCGCGCCACACTGGCCGCGGTGGCTCCCGGCACCCAGATCCGGGACGGACTGGAGCGCATCCTGCGGGGCCACACCGGCGGCCTGATCGTGCTCGGCTACGACGGGCCCGTCGCGGAGCTGTGCACGGGCGGCTTCGAGCTCGACGTCGAGTTCTCCGCCACGCGGCTGCGCGAGCTCGCCAAGATGGACGGCGCGATCGTCCTCGACGACAGCCACACCCGCATCGTCCGCGCCGCCGTCCACCTCGTACCGGACTCCACCCTCCCCACCGAGGAGTCGGGGACCCGCCACCGCACCGCGGAGCGCGTCGCCCGCCAGACCGGCCTGCCGGTCATCTCGGTGAGCCAGTCGATGCACATCATCGCGCTCTACCTCGACGGCATCCGCTACGTCCTGGAGGACTCGGCGGCCATCCTCTCCAAGGCCAACCAGGCCCTGGCGACGCTCGAACGCTACAAGCTGCGCCTCGACGAGGTGTCCGGCACCCTGTCGGCCCTGGAGATCGAGGACCTCGTCACCGTCCGCGACGTCAGCGCCGTCGTCCAGCGCCTGGAGATGGTGCGCCGCATCGCCGACGAGATCGAGGGCTACGTCGTCGAGCTCGGCACCGACGGCCGCCTGCTGTCCCTCCAGCTCGACGAGCTGGTCTCCGGCGTCGACGTCGACCGGCAGCTGATCGTCCGCGACTACCCGTCCGACGACACCCGCACCCGCGGTGTGGACGCCATCCTGTCGTCCCTGGACACCCTGTCGGCCAACGAGCTGCTCGACCTGTCCACGGTCGCCGAGGTGATGGGCTTCGCCGGCCCCGACGCCCTCGACCTGCCCGTCAGCCCCAAGGGCTTCCGGCTGCTCGCCAAGGTCCCGCGCCTGCCGAGCATGGTCGTCGAACGCCTCGTCGAGCACTTCGGCGGCCTGCAGAAACTCCTCGCCGCCAGCATCGACGACCTCCAGGCCGTCGGCGGCGTAGGCGAGTCCCGCGCCCGCAGCGTCCGCGAGGGCCTCTCCCGCCTCGCCGAATCGTCCATCCTCGAACGCTACGTCTGA